The Meriones unguiculatus strain TT.TT164.6M chromosome 14, Bangor_MerUng_6.1, whole genome shotgun sequence sequence cTTAGGAATAGATATTTGGTCCTGTGATAattctgtgtttaatttttgttttgagtaATTGCTGAACTATTGAATTACAGCCACAGCATTTTACCTTTGTTCAGTACTGTACACacttttcaacttctttcttttttccttgcttttttgTTGGGCATAAAGCAGTGCATTTCACCGTGGATTGCTCTTGTCTTCCTTGACAAATACCAATGCTACTGAGTGTCTGATGTGCCTGTTGACTGTTTCTGTATCCTAtccttttatctgtctgtctgtctacctagcTGGCTAGctatttgaggcaaggtcttcctgtgtagttctggctggcctggacctgctttgtagacctggctgtgaactcccagagatccctctgcctctgcctcctgagtgttggaattgaagttgtgtgccaccatgccagcccTGTCCCTTCATTTTTAAGAAAGATTTTTGTTTGTATATagtgtgttctgcctgcaggccagaagaggacaccagatcgggcaccagatctcattatagatggttgtgagccaccatgtggttgctgggaattgaactcaggacctctggaagagcacccagtactcttaacctctgagccatctctccagcccctgtctcTTCATTTTTAAGTAAACTCTGTCACTGAGTTTTCACTGATACCACAGTAACTTTCTACATCATTCCTAAAATATGTGTTATTAGGGaccaaaaaaagtaaataaaaagagagttttttttctctctctcaaaccaGTTATTTTATCTCTAGAGAAACCAGTTACCATTTATTTCTAGAGATAAGATGGTATCAAAAGTTTAGTAACTATGATATAAAGATACTATTATCTTTCTCACATATTAAAGAAAGTTTGTTTTCTATTAAATCAGAAGAACCAGCTGTTCTAGTGAACCAAATTATAGATTAGAAGCTATAGATAAAACTGCCACTTAGGCTTGCTTTGGCGTGCCAGAGTCTGTGTTGTCCTTAGAGCAGAGGATATTAAAGTTTGCTTTCACCTGACCAACCTGTCATTTGTTTCTTTGACATTTCTGTATGTTCCTACCAGTAGTTCCTGCTAATAGTAGGACATCAGAGATGGGTCCTGGACACAATATTTGGCTTTTCTCTACAAGTTCGTACAGCACAGACTATCAGGAAGCTCACTGACATTATCCATCTACGGTGTCTTAAAACTAGAAATACTTTTTGTATTGAACCCATTGCAAGCAAGTATCTTCAGGAGGGGTAGCAGTTCGACTAAAGATGTCGCTATCATCTGTGCATTGTCCTCCACTGCTGGATCCTGGGAACCTGGGAATAAAGAAAGGGCAGACACGCATACAGAAAACCAGGATGGAATAGGCTATACTCACTTTGGTGGAGGCAGCAGCACAACCTTGAAACTCAGCATGTGTTTTATATGTAGCAAGTAAGGGGTAGGTGAGCTTTTTTTAGGTGGGAGGTCTCTGTAGGGGAACAGTTTCAGTCATCTGGGAGGAGGAGGCTGCTGTTGCTAGATTTTGTATACATTGGTCAGTTGTTCCTAAACATATTCCTActtggaccagaggaaggcttgGTCATTCCCACAGGTCTAACCACtggggtccttgacatggctgtgcccatCAACAgaacacattcactcaggacctCATCCACTCCACCACATTTGTAACACTGTGCCTTATTGAAATAGGTTTATGGAAAATGTTCATGCAATTCACTGACAAGCTATCATTTTATGTCCTTAGCTGACCCAGTCCCCCAAGTAAGTGCCCCAACGGGTGAGGTGTTCATGGGAAGGACCAGGGATCAGAAAATATAGAAGACAGGTATCTGGGACCAGAAGTCTTGCACAAGCTGATGATTTCTACCAAGGAAGTTTATTAAGAAGGACAGAATAATGTGTGCTCTTTGTAGGGTGAGACTGGACCATAGTCAGCAGAAAGCTTAATCAAACACTATCGACCAAGAGAACACAGCTGCCTGAAGACTGATAACCACAGCCCTTCAGGGGCAGAAATTTAGATTCCCAGGAACTGAAACATCAACTCCTTTGAGGCCCTGGCTCTGGCCCCAGACCCAGACCTTGTCAGTTCTGCCCCTGGGCAAGTACATAGAACTAACATCCCTCTTGTCCTTTTCTCAGGGCCCCTCTGGCTCCCAACACTCAGAAGTGAGAGTGGGTGAATTCACTGTTTGCCTGAATAGAAAACATCATAATGTATACAGTTTTCATTCTGTGGAGTATTGATCTTAAAACCCAGTGTTTAGGAAGTAAGGAAGCAGAGTAACAGATGGAGggaccctcccccccacacacacatacacatccaaTCATCTTCTCCGGTTGCTggatgtcttagttaggtttctattgctgtgacgagCACcacaccaaaagcaacttgaggagtaAATGGCTCTTGGCTCTTTTTATCTTATCCTTCCagtaacagtccatcactgaggaaactCAAGGCACGAGCTAGAGGTAGGCACTGATgccatgcagaggccatggaggagtgctgcttgtctcccatggcttgcttagcctgatttcttatagcacccaggaccagcTGCTGAGGAATGGCAAAACCCACAAAACCCAGATGATTCTGCCTAGTgtctgacataaaactagccagcaaacAGAGTGAAAGGGGCTCTCCACAGTCCAAAGTAGTGCTACCTCTATTCTGTCAACATTATataaaggaaaaatgtaaaaCTCTGGCTCAGAAGAAACCCTAACATGGTATATATACTTTGCTCTTGTTTTCCACTGAGAagttagatgtttttttttttttagctgatattaaataaaaataaaaaagtacaccCAAAGTACTGCCTAGGTATGCCTTTTGTGAATTCATTCCATgatgtgaaacaaacaaacaaaaaaatgtgtaCAGATTGGGAAGAAAATTGCCTGCTCTTATTGAGTGTGTGTTGTTCATTGTCACATTCAGACTTATGTAAAATGCAAACGTCACTGAGTACTCTGAATATTGCAATGAGCCCTAAGTGTTACCAGAAATACAAATTACTATGAAAACTGGTGTTCTTTGTTCAGAGTGAAAGGGAAGCTCagaattgtattttaaaatgtattttattacttttaattatgcatatgtgtgtgggccTGTGTACATCAGTGCAGACGCCCTTGGAGGACAGAGGCACACgctcccctggagctagagttacaggtattTATTAACTgctcaacatgggtgctgggaaccgaattcaggtcctctccaagagcagtgagtgctctttaacctctgagttatctctctagcccaagaATTAGATTCAAGTTCTAGACAAATAGCTTTTTCCCCTGTAGTCTGGACCTAGAGCCTCATGCTTATTAGTAGGTAAAAACTGCACTATTTAGCTATATCCTTGGCcttcttaatttttcattttaagataGTCTCAATAATctgcccatgctggccttgaactagtcTGCAACTTAGGCAGGCCTTGGCCTTCCgttcctcttgcctctgcctccagagtagcTGAGTTATAGATCTGTGCCATCAGGGCTGTGTGATACACGGCTTGTTAATTCATGGCAGAGAGGAGTGAGTGAATAGTTTTCACACAAGTTTTTCATCATAGATAAACAGTGAATTTTACAGCCCTTtggtaagtttttaaaaataaatttagaaggACATTAATTCTCAAAAGAGAGATGTCAATTGCTGTTCGATTTTTCCAGGGTTTTTCTCGAGAGTCCAAACTGCAGCTGCAACAGGGAGAAGtttttccacatcacagtccctGCATCAAGCATCAAGTCCTGTGTGGAGCCTGGGCCGGCTCAATCACGTGGCCATAGCAGTGCCAGATTTGGAAAAGGCGTCATCATTTTATAGGGATGTTCTAGGGGCCCAAGTAAGTGAGGCTGTCCCTCTTCCAGAACATGGAGTATCTGTTGTTTTTGTCAACCTGGGAAACACCAAGATGGAACTGCTTCATCCCCTGGGGAGTGACAGTCCAATCTCAAGCTTCCTGCAGAAGAACAAGGCTGGAGGAATACATCATGTCTGCATCGAGGTACCTCATCATCTTAATGTCTGCTGTTTGGGGTCTCTCTCTCACAAGCTTTGTACCCCTTAAGATTACATTTCGCCAGAACCttttattaagtttctttttaatttttttatttgtttttactattaattacactttattcattttgtattcccccataagcccctccttcctcccctcccggtcccaccctccctcccccttcctcatgtatgcccctccccaagtccactgataggggaggtcctcttctccttctgatctttctgatcttagtctatcagatcacctcaggagtggctgcattgtcatcttctgtggcctggtaaggctgctcccccctgagggggaggtgatcaaagaacaggccaatcagttcatgtcagaggcagtccctcttcccattactatggaacccacttggacactgaactatcatgtgctacatctgtgcaggggttctaggttatctccatgaatagtccttggttggagtatgagtctctgggaagttccctgtgttcaaattttctggttctgttgctctccttgtgtggttccagtcctctccagctcttactatttcccacttcttacataagattccatgcactctgcccaacagttggccataagtctcagagtctgctttgaatgtctgcagggcagaggctttcagaggtcctctgtggcaggttcctaggttgtttcctgttttcttcatcttctgatgtccagcctctttgcctttcaggatggggattgagcattttactctctcttgcttagtttctttagatgtacagtttttagtagatgtatactatgttatgtccacatgtgtgtctttctgcttctgggacagctcactcaggatgatcctttctaggtcccaccatttacctacaaatttcatgatttccttatttttcattgctgagtaatactccattgtgtagatgtaccacaatttttgcatccatcttcagttgaggggcatctgggctgtttccagcttctggctattacaaataaagctgctacaaacatggttgagcaaatgtccttattgtgtacttgagcctcttttggatatatgcctaggagtggtatggctgggtcttgaggaagcactattcctagttgtctgagaaagcgccagattgctttccagagtggttgtacaagtttacattcccaccagcagtggaggagggttcccctttctccacaacctctccagcatgtgttgtcacttgagtttttcatcttggccattctgatgggtgtaaggtgaaatctcagggtcgttttgatttgcatttccctgatggctaatgaggttgagcatttctttaagtgtttctctgccattcgatattcttctacagagaattctctgtttagctctgttccccattttttaattggattacttggtttgctgcttttcagcttctttagttctttatatatactggttattagtcctttatcagatagagggttagtgaagattttttcccaatctgtaggcagtcgttttgttttgatgacggtatcctttgatttacagaagtttttcagctttatgaggtcccatttattgattgttgctcttagagcctgtgctgttggtgttctgttcaggaagttgtctcctgtgccaatgagttcaagggtattccccactttttttttctaaccgatttaatgtgtctggttttatgttgaggtctttgatttacgtggactttagttttaaaaGGAATTGTACTGTTATTCTTCTTTaaagttgagtgtgtgtgtgtgtgtgtgtgcgcgtgtagtTTTCCTTTAAGAAACTATAACAATGGTATTAACGTATTTTGAGGACAGCTAGATCCAGGAGACTTAAAACAGGCCACCGAAGTGATTGTATTGATGAATGCGGCCACTCTTGTGACAGGAATGTGAGTGCTTTTCACTATCACTATGAGGCAAGTAGGCACATGAAGAAAATTTGTAAAATGAGAATTTCATCAACATGCCAAGGTTGTAGTTACAGCGCCAGGGATTGAACTGAGGGCCCCATGTGGGTTAAGCATGTGCCAGACACTGGCCTACATCCCAGCTGAAATAGTCTTATGATTCTGTTCTATCCTTAAAAATTGAATAACTTATTCCTTATCACAAAACCAATTCGTTTTCAACATACCAAGccatgagtgtggaggtcagaggacaactttcaagagtcagttctctgcttctaccatgtgtgttccagggatcgagctcaggccatcaggcttggtggcaagcacatttattcactgagccgtctctctaggcTCTGAGTTTTAAATGTCTCCAAAACTTCATTTTGCTAACCCTATCTGAGAAAACATGAAGAAATGACAATAATGTTCTCATTAGAGACTATTTATCTGTAGATGGTCGTATTTGAACAACGTGACTGTTAGACTACCAGCAGTGCCAGTTAAGCTTTAGTTTAAATTAATTTGATGGGACAATTCATGGGCTAGACATAATGACAAAATTAATGGTAAAGCCTCAGTTCTGATCCAGAAGAGTGCTAGATTGACTAGAATGAAGTCAAGGACATATTCATATATGAGAGCCTATGTTCTGTTAAGTACCAGGAATCAGCAAAATACATGGACC is a genomic window containing:
- the Mcee gene encoding methylmalonyl-CoA epimerase, mitochondrial yields the protein MNGVVKAAAWAAGATGFFSRVQTAAATGRSFSTSQSLHQASSPVWSLGRLNHVAIAVPDLEKASSFYRDVLGAQVSEAVPLPEHGVSVVFVNLGNTKMELLHPLGSDSPISSFLQKNKAGGIHHVCIEVDNINSAVMDLKKKKIRSLTDEAKIGAHGKPVIFLHPKDCGGVLVELEQA